A genomic stretch from Solanum stenotomum isolate F172 chromosome 8, ASM1918654v1, whole genome shotgun sequence includes:
- the LOC125873793 gene encoding uncharacterized mitochondrial protein AtMg00860-like — translation MGTTTFRMREFTRMNPLEFHGSKVEKDHQQFIGEVYKVLMIMHGSDVVGKAELAAYQLKGVSQISFNQWKDERAKDAGPLDWEKFKVYFFDRSAYEHTDHLRIVLQILKDRELFAKFSKCEFWLRSVAFLGHISGKDIEVDPKKMDAVKSWLRTLSPSDIRSFLDLVGYYRRFVKGFSSIASPLTTLTQKKVKFIWSNECEKSFQELKDRLTSAPVLNLPEGTYGFVVYFYASRIGLGCFLIKNGKVIAYTYKAT, via the exons ATGGGTACAACGACATTTAGAATGAGGGAattcactagaatgaatcctctagagtttcatggttctaaggttgagaaaGATCATCAACAGTTCATTGGTGAAGTgtataaggtgttgatgatcatgcaTGGGAGTGATGTTGTTGGAAAGGCGgaattggccgcttatcaacttaagggtgtttctCAAATATCGTTCAATCAATGGAAAGATGAGAGGGCTAAAGATGcaggtcctcttgattgggaaaagttcaAGGTTTATTTctttgatag GAGTGCATACGAGCATaccgatcatttgaggattgtgttgcaaattctcaaggacAGAGAACTCTTTGCGAAGTTTAGCaaatgcgagttttggttaaggtctgtagcttttcttggtcatatttcCGGCAAGGacattgaggtagatcctaagaagatggatgcggtTAAGAGTTGGCTTAGAACTCTATCCCCttcagatattagaagttttttgGATTTGgttggttactatagaaggtttgttaaGGGTTTTTCTTCgattgcttctccattgacgaCATTGACCCAGAAGAAggttaagttcatatggtccaaCGAGTGTGaaaagagtttccaagagttaaaagatagacttacttccgctccggtgCTGAATTTACCAGAAGGAACATATggatttgttgtttatttttatgCCTCAAGAATTGGGCTAGGATGTTTCCTTATAAAAAATGGTAAAGTCATTGCCTACACTTACAAGGCAACCTAA